The proteins below are encoded in one region of Sminthopsis crassicaudata isolate SCR6 chromosome 1, ASM4859323v1, whole genome shotgun sequence:
- the STAP2 gene encoding signal-transducing adaptor protein 2 isoform X3, whose translation MATAPGLPRVPKSKPSLPSHYYEGFLEKKGPKDRDYKKFWAGLQGLTIFLYNSNREPQYVEKVDLSNFLALTDEPPKGSCPKDPGTHFCLALEGQEIRFKVDSLESREMWKGFIMTVVELKVPSNLTLLPGHKYMMAEALTKEKDRRTQEKPSCFLNVSRVEAQLLLEKYPDCGNMILRPGSDRSGGFSITTLQTLNGAEVVRHYKVKRESLGYVIDVEEPISCSSLHDVVNYFVSNTKGSLVPFYPDEDYEKVLGTSPLGPSLSGGEAQQIQQLPGLGKPPWLPTPLPPVPAQDENYIIPISDEPTTQYVNEDEMAQLCRLKAPALPQRLLAGPKPKKPGKPLPKVPPVPNKTKTEPRGLCGPRKAAPGSSQPKVPFGLSISTDITEELERKLQQRRANLEQ comes from the exons ATGGCCACCGCCCCAGGACTGCCCAGGGTCCCGAAATCCAagccttccctcccctcccactaCTATGAGGGTTTCCTGGAGAAGAAGGGACCAAAAGACAGG GACTATAAAAAGTTCTGGGCTGGCCTCCAGGGTCTCACTATCTTTCTCTACAATAGCAACCGGGAACCCCAG TATGTGGAAAAGGTGGACCTGAGCAACTTTTTGGCACTGACGGATGAGCCCCCAAAGGGCAGCTGCCCTAAGGACCCAGGCACTCACTTCTGCCTGGCATTGGAAGGTCAGGAGATCCGATTCAAG GTGGACAGCCTGGAGTCTCGGGAGATGTGGAAGGGTTTCATCATGACAGTGGTGGAG TTGAAGGTTCCGTCCAATCTGACCCTGCTGCCGGGACACAAATACATGATGGCTGAGGCCCTGACCAAGGAAAAGGATCGCCGGACCCAGGAGAAGCCCTC CTGCTTTCTCAACGTGAGCCGGGTGGAGGCGCAGCTGCTCCTGGAGAAGTACCCGGACTGCGGGAACATGATTCTGCGGCCCGGGAGCGACCGCTCAGGAGGCTTCTCCATCACCACCCTCCAGACGCTCAATGG GGCCGAGGTGGTGAGACACTACAAGGTGAAGCGCGAGAGCCTCGGCTACGTCATCGACGTGGAGGAGCCG ATCTCCTGCTCTTCTCTCCATGACGTAGTGAACTACTTTGTCTCCAACACGAAGGGGTCTTTGGTCCCCTTCTACCCAGATGAAGACTATGAGAAGGTGTTGG GTACATCTCCTCTGGGTCCTTCTCTCTCTGGAGGAGAAGCTCAACAGATCCAGCAGCTGCCTGGCCTGGGCAAGCCCCCCTGGTTGCCCACACCTCTGCCACCCGTGCCTGCTCAGGATGAGAACTACATTATCCCTATCAGTGATGAGCCCACCACCCAATATGTGAATGAAGATG AAATGGCCCAGCTCTGCCGCCTGAAGGCTCCTG cacTGCCCCAACGCCTGCTGGCTGGCCCTAAGCCCAAGAAACCAGGGAAGCCACTGCCTAAAGTGCCCCCTGTGCCCAACAAGACCAAGACAG AACCCAGAGGCCTCTGTGGGCCCAGGAAAGCTGCCCCCGGCTCTTCCCAGCCCAAGGTTCCTTTTGGCCTGTCTATCTCTACAG ATATTACTGAGGAACTGGAAAGAAAGCTGCAGCAGAGAAGAGCCAACCTGGAGCAGTGA
- the STAP2 gene encoding signal-transducing adaptor protein 2 isoform X2: MATAPGLPRVPKSKPSLPSHYYEGFLEKKGPKDRDYKKFWAGLQGLTIFLYNSNREPQYVEKVDLSNFLALTDEPPKGSCPKDPGTHFCLALEGQEIRFKLKVPSNLTLLPGHKYMMAEALTKEKDRRTQEKPSCFLNVSRVEAQLLLEKYPDCGNMILRPGSDRSGGFSITTLQTLNGAEVVRHYKVKRESLGYVIDVEEPISCSSLHDVVNYFVSNTKGSLVPFYPDEDYEKVLGFVEANQENGESTWTVPKPPAPRAPGTSPLGPSLSGGEAQQIQQLPGLGKPPWLPTPLPPVPAQDENYIIPISDEPTTQYVNEDEMAQLCRLKAPALPQRLLAGPKPKKPGKPLPKVPPVPNKTKTEPRGLCGPRKAAPGSSQPKVPFGLSISTDITEELERKLQQRRANLEQ, encoded by the exons ATGGCCACCGCCCCAGGACTGCCCAGGGTCCCGAAATCCAagccttccctcccctcccactaCTATGAGGGTTTCCTGGAGAAGAAGGGACCAAAAGACAGG GACTATAAAAAGTTCTGGGCTGGCCTCCAGGGTCTCACTATCTTTCTCTACAATAGCAACCGGGAACCCCAG TATGTGGAAAAGGTGGACCTGAGCAACTTTTTGGCACTGACGGATGAGCCCCCAAAGGGCAGCTGCCCTAAGGACCCAGGCACTCACTTCTGCCTGGCATTGGAAGGTCAGGAGATCCGATTCAAG TTGAAGGTTCCGTCCAATCTGACCCTGCTGCCGGGACACAAATACATGATGGCTGAGGCCCTGACCAAGGAAAAGGATCGCCGGACCCAGGAGAAGCCCTC CTGCTTTCTCAACGTGAGCCGGGTGGAGGCGCAGCTGCTCCTGGAGAAGTACCCGGACTGCGGGAACATGATTCTGCGGCCCGGGAGCGACCGCTCAGGAGGCTTCTCCATCACCACCCTCCAGACGCTCAATGG GGCCGAGGTGGTGAGACACTACAAGGTGAAGCGCGAGAGCCTCGGCTACGTCATCGACGTGGAGGAGCCG ATCTCCTGCTCTTCTCTCCATGACGTAGTGAACTACTTTGTCTCCAACACGAAGGGGTCTTTGGTCCCCTTCTACCCAGATGAAGACTATGAGAAGGTGTTGG GGTTTGTGGAGGCCAACCAGGAGAATGGGGAGAGCACATGGACAGTCCCCAAGCCTCCAGCCCCCCGCGCGCCAG GTACATCTCCTCTGGGTCCTTCTCTCTCTGGAGGAGAAGCTCAACAGATCCAGCAGCTGCCTGGCCTGGGCAAGCCCCCCTGGTTGCCCACACCTCTGCCACCCGTGCCTGCTCAGGATGAGAACTACATTATCCCTATCAGTGATGAGCCCACCACCCAATATGTGAATGAAGATG AAATGGCCCAGCTCTGCCGCCTGAAGGCTCCTG cacTGCCCCAACGCCTGCTGGCTGGCCCTAAGCCCAAGAAACCAGGGAAGCCACTGCCTAAAGTGCCCCCTGTGCCCAACAAGACCAAGACAG AACCCAGAGGCCTCTGTGGGCCCAGGAAAGCTGCCCCCGGCTCTTCCCAGCCCAAGGTTCCTTTTGGCCTGTCTATCTCTACAG ATATTACTGAGGAACTGGAAAGAAAGCTGCAGCAGAGAAGAGCCAACCTGGAGCAGTGA
- the STAP2 gene encoding signal-transducing adaptor protein 2 isoform X1: MATAPGLPRVPKSKPSLPSHYYEGFLEKKGPKDRDYKKFWAGLQGLTIFLYNSNREPQYVEKVDLSNFLALTDEPPKGSCPKDPGTHFCLALEGQEIRFKVDSLESREMWKGFIMTVVELKVPSNLTLLPGHKYMMAEALTKEKDRRTQEKPSCFLNVSRVEAQLLLEKYPDCGNMILRPGSDRSGGFSITTLQTLNGAEVVRHYKVKRESLGYVIDVEEPISCSSLHDVVNYFVSNTKGSLVPFYPDEDYEKVLGFVEANQENGESTWTVPKPPAPRAPGTSPLGPSLSGGEAQQIQQLPGLGKPPWLPTPLPPVPAQDENYIIPISDEPTTQYVNEDEMAQLCRLKAPALPQRLLAGPKPKKPGKPLPKVPPVPNKTKTEPRGLCGPRKAAPGSSQPKVPFGLSISTDITEELERKLQQRRANLEQ; the protein is encoded by the exons ATGGCCACCGCCCCAGGACTGCCCAGGGTCCCGAAATCCAagccttccctcccctcccactaCTATGAGGGTTTCCTGGAGAAGAAGGGACCAAAAGACAGG GACTATAAAAAGTTCTGGGCTGGCCTCCAGGGTCTCACTATCTTTCTCTACAATAGCAACCGGGAACCCCAG TATGTGGAAAAGGTGGACCTGAGCAACTTTTTGGCACTGACGGATGAGCCCCCAAAGGGCAGCTGCCCTAAGGACCCAGGCACTCACTTCTGCCTGGCATTGGAAGGTCAGGAGATCCGATTCAAG GTGGACAGCCTGGAGTCTCGGGAGATGTGGAAGGGTTTCATCATGACAGTGGTGGAG TTGAAGGTTCCGTCCAATCTGACCCTGCTGCCGGGACACAAATACATGATGGCTGAGGCCCTGACCAAGGAAAAGGATCGCCGGACCCAGGAGAAGCCCTC CTGCTTTCTCAACGTGAGCCGGGTGGAGGCGCAGCTGCTCCTGGAGAAGTACCCGGACTGCGGGAACATGATTCTGCGGCCCGGGAGCGACCGCTCAGGAGGCTTCTCCATCACCACCCTCCAGACGCTCAATGG GGCCGAGGTGGTGAGACACTACAAGGTGAAGCGCGAGAGCCTCGGCTACGTCATCGACGTGGAGGAGCCG ATCTCCTGCTCTTCTCTCCATGACGTAGTGAACTACTTTGTCTCCAACACGAAGGGGTCTTTGGTCCCCTTCTACCCAGATGAAGACTATGAGAAGGTGTTGG GGTTTGTGGAGGCCAACCAGGAGAATGGGGAGAGCACATGGACAGTCCCCAAGCCTCCAGCCCCCCGCGCGCCAG GTACATCTCCTCTGGGTCCTTCTCTCTCTGGAGGAGAAGCTCAACAGATCCAGCAGCTGCCTGGCCTGGGCAAGCCCCCCTGGTTGCCCACACCTCTGCCACCCGTGCCTGCTCAGGATGAGAACTACATTATCCCTATCAGTGATGAGCCCACCACCCAATATGTGAATGAAGATG AAATGGCCCAGCTCTGCCGCCTGAAGGCTCCTG cacTGCCCCAACGCCTGCTGGCTGGCCCTAAGCCCAAGAAACCAGGGAAGCCACTGCCTAAAGTGCCCCCTGTGCCCAACAAGACCAAGACAG AACCCAGAGGCCTCTGTGGGCCCAGGAAAGCTGCCCCCGGCTCTTCCCAGCCCAAGGTTCCTTTTGGCCTGTCTATCTCTACAG ATATTACTGAGGAACTGGAAAGAAAGCTGCAGCAGAGAAGAGCCAACCTGGAGCAGTGA